A single window of Cataglyphis hispanica isolate Lineage 1 chromosome 2, ULB_Chis1_1.0, whole genome shotgun sequence DNA harbors:
- the LOC126856694 gene encoding G-protein coupled receptor Mth2-like codes for MYGKGFVFWYYMLSLIASSSMFWPRTTSEDSEKNLTMRYQLGTNSMRNYDYEEDLIQYNLHENSTKDSDVMQYAYRINFASNNSEYDKLISYKYQIYARKYEIDRRDDQTTLMQSSINSREIGGKKNFMSREIHENLKRIKGDNDSTSYDFFKNFDRHNIVPEKLCDNFICIRLCCPFGNRLLNGKCIAEKNNFIFLDNMYGYINDSLQNKSKRVDELFLLIVHDPCQKIEHYLLSSQQNIFLVNGSVYLPYYNSIIEPTSYCLAVVDHNIFAVNVCFDIMKKIMNKAIKYNKNTIDPQFILENWKPTKGKNDSTSHDLVQNSNKVYNKNNIVPDQMCDNITCIRLCCPFGNRLVNGKCITGHGNFVFLPSMFGGFFNDSLRKENKSIDNLFLVVVHDPCQKIKHDQLSFSEKNVFFIDGSLYLQSHDITLNSTSYCLASVAPYKFIVNICFEIKNLINKNKNVYVPIPTKTIVSICGFLGTLLFALMMFIVYSIVPELRNIHSFILRGYSGSIVIVNTVELIKIFIEKDAISIDNFTCIAYAFVKYYFYLARWFWLSIMSIDIWRIFRKLRSLQRDVKQQERKKLIMYSACGWGGPFIFAIICGIIYSAPGVSENFQLRFGEECWLSSYPYLFYYLGVVIICIIVIISLCICTARKIAHYEKDIAHYLKDSESRCYKDNKQWFGLYLEAIKVLFIIICVKHFMYATQSFCEEWTPSLRYMYAALEVIEQFCIFIIFVWKKKIRQLLLKRFNCQNHGLSLIGQRISTSLSSCINTTETTSL; via the exons ATGTATGGAAAAGGTTTCGTATTTTGGTATTACATGCTTTCGCTCATCGCTTCATCTTCAATGTTTTGGCCAAGAACTACAAGTGAAGacagtgaaaaaaatttgacaatgcGGTATCAGCTTGGTACAAACTCCATGAGAAACTATGACTATGAAGAGGATTTGATACAGTATAATTTGCACGAAAATTCTACCAAAGATAGCGATGTCATGCAGTACGCGTATCGTATTAATTTCGCGAGTAATAACAGCGAGTATGATAAATTGATAtcgtataaatatcaaatatacgcAAGAAAATATGAGATTGATAGAAGAGATGATCAAACAACACTGATGCAATCTAGTATAAACTCAAGAGAGATTGgcggaaagaaaaatttcatgtcCCGGGAAATCCATGAAAACTTGAAGAGAATCAAAGGCGATAATGATTCTACGTCATacgatttcttcaaaaattttgatagacACAATATCGTTCCCGAGAAGTTATGCGACAATTTTATCTGCATTCGGTTATGCTGTCCTTTTGGTAATCGTCTGCTTAATGGAAAATGCATCGCCGAGAAGAATAACTTTATCTTCCTGGACAACATGTAtggatatattaatgattcgTTGCAAAACAAAAGTAAAAGAGTAGACGAATTATTTCTTCTGATTGTTCACGATCCGTGTCAGAAGATTGAACACTATTTGCTTAGTTCCcagcaaaatatattcctCGTCAATGGTTCTGTGTATCTACCTTATTACAATTCGATCATCGAACCAACATCTTATTGTCTCGCGGTTGTGGATCACAATATATTTGCTGTGAACGTTTGCTTTGATATTATGAAGAAGATCATGAATAAGgctataaaatacaataaaaatacaattgatcCACAGTTTATACTTGAAAATTGGAAGCCGACGAAAGGCAAGAATGATTCCACATCGCATGATTTGGTACAAAATTccaataaagtttataataaaaacaatatcgtTCCGGATCAAATGTGCGATAATATTACCTGCATTAGATTATGCTGTCCTTTCGGTAATCGCCTGGTTAATGGAAAATGTATTACCGGACATGGTAATTTTGTTTTCCTACCAAGCATGTTTGGTGGGTTTTTTAATGATTCGTTacgaaaggaaaataaaagcataGACAATCTTTTTCTTGTGGTCGTTCATGATCCGTgccaaaaaattaaacacgATCAGCTTTCATTCTCAGAAAAGAATGTGTTTTTCATTGATGGCTCTTTATATCTTCAGTCTCACGACATTACTCTCAACTCAACATCTTATTGTCTCGCTAGTGTGGCTCCATACAAATTTATTGTGAATATTTGTTTCGAGATTAAGaacttgataaataaaaataaaaatgtatatgttcCGATACCTACAAAAACGATCGTATCTATATGCGGCTTTCTAGGCACTTTACTATTTGCATTGATGATGTTTATAGTTTATTCCATAGTACCAGAGCTTCGTAATATACATAGCTTCATATTGCGTGGATACAGCGGCTCGATAGTCATCGTGAACACAGTCGAATTGATAAAGATATTCATCGAAAAGGATGCTATATCTATAGATAACTTCACCTGTATCGCATATG cttttgtcaaatattatttttatttggcaCGCTGGTTCTGGTTAAGTATAATGAGTATCGATATATGGCGAATATTTAG AAAATTGCGCTCGTTACAAAGAGATGTGAAacaacaagaaagaaaaaagttaatcATGTATTCTGCGTGCGGGTGGGGAGGCCCCTTTATATTTGCTATTATTTGTGGCATCATATATTCTGCTCCTGGTGTATCGGAAAATTTTCAACTGAGATTTGGCGAGGAATGCTGGCTTAGTA gctatccatatttattttactatctgggagttgtaattatttgtattattgttattatttccttGTGCATCTGTACGGCACGAAAAATTGCACACTACGAAAAGGACATTGCTCATTATCTGAAGGATTCGGAGAGCCGATGTTATAAAGACAACAAACAATG gtTCGGGTTGTACTTGGAGGCAATTAAAGTcctatttatcattatatgcgtaaaacattttatgtacGCTACACAATCGTTCTGTGAGGAATGGACACCTTCTCTCCGATATATGTATGCTGCGTTGGAAGTCATAGAGcagttttgcatttttatcatatttgtatGGAAGAAGAAGATTAGGCAATTGTTGCTGAAACGATTCAATTGCCAAAATCACGGTCTGTCTTTAATAGGTCAACGCATTTCCACATCCTTAAGTAGTTGCATCAATACGACAGAAACAACTTCTCTATAG
- the LOC126856787 gene encoding putative GTP-binding protein 6, which produces MHCIRKILNIAQHSLQVHNKANTICKRSGILLQDIVCRFNHDSEEYIPADEEKDQEAYTQISNHYLGIAVGGHRTFILQPYIKWGKDKKRNTSPELQMAEAIALINTLSNWCVVGTKYAPLLSLQKKSLLGTGAMENLKKEISKCENPTAIFVSTNLLKFVQIAELEKILGLPVYDRYSIVIHIFRQHAKSVEAKLQVALAEVPYVRKKVLETSVTRNGIINLTEKAKLIFDSREKKLKNELKKLQQHRKNIRSQRKKHGFPTVAVVGYTNAGKTCLIKALTDDKSLQPKNKLFATLDTTAHEGFLPNKLKILYMDTIGFIQDVPETLVEPFVVTLEDAMIADVIVHVYDVSHPDMKAQYQHVQQTIKPMIDETRPIIDVANKCDLVQNDCIPKDAIAVSATNLTGIDLLRLKIQEVLLAVTGLLRTRIRVESGSLAASWLYKMTTVTNALPDPNDAQYLILEVLATSVDIQKFKKFLRQ; this is translated from the exons atgcaTTGCATAcgtaagattttaaatattgcacaGCACAGTTTACAAGTGCATAACAAAGCCAATACAATCTGTAAAAGATCAGGAATATTGCTCCAAGATATAGTTTGCCGCTTTAATCATGATTCCGAAGAGTATATACCTGCAGATGAAGAGAAAGACCAAGAGGCGTATACACAAATCTCCAACCATTATTTAGGTATTGCAGTTGGAGGACatagaacatttattttacagccATACATAAAATGGGGTAAAGACAAGAAGAGAAACACTTCGCCAGAGTTACAAATGGCTGAAGCCATAGCACTCATAAACACTCTATCTAACTGGTGTGTAGTTGGAACAAAGTATGCCCCATTACTttcattgcaaaaaaaaagtttgttagGTACTGGTGCGATGGAAAacctgaaaaaagaaataagtaaATGCGAAAATCCAACTGCCATATTCGTCAGTACTAATCTGTTAAAGTTTGTTCAAATTGCtgaattggaaaaaattcttGGTCTACCAGTATATGATCGTTACTCTATAGTTATTCACATATTTCGTCAGCATGCAAAAAGTGTAGAAGCAAAATTACAAGTAGCTTTAGCGGAAGTACCATATGTTCGAAAAAAAGTGCTTGAAACATCTGTGACTCGCAATGGCATTATAAACTTGACAGAAAAGGCAAAACTAATCTTTGACagtagagaaaagaaattaaaaaatgaattgaaaaaattacaacaacatcgaaaaaatatcagaagtCAGCGTAAAAAACATGGTTTTCCGACAGTTGCTGTAGTTGGTTATACAAACGCAGGAAAAACTTGCTTAATAAAAGCACTTACAGATGACAAATCTCTTCaacctaaaaataaattgtttgcaACTCTTGACACAACTGCGCATGAAGGGTTTTTAcccaacaaattaaaaatattgtacatggATACTATTGGATTCATCCAAGATGTGCCAGAAACTTTAGTTGAACCATTTGTTGTAACATTGGAGGATGCTATGATTGCT GATGTTATAGTTCATGTATATGATGTCAGTCATCCTGATATGAAAGCACAGTACCAACATGTTCAGCAAACGATAAAACCCATGATAGACGAAACTCGTCCGATAATCGATGTCGCCAATAAATGCGATCTCGTTCAAAACGATTGCATACCAAAAGATGCAATCGCCGTTTCTGCTACGAATTTAACAG gGATCGATTTGTTACGTTTGAAAATACAGGAAGTTCTTTTGGCCGTCACTGGATTATTACGCACACGTATAAGGGTAGAATCGGGTAGTCTTGCAGCCAGCTGGTTGTACAAAATGACGACAGTAACGAATGCTCTACCAGATCCTAATGATgctcaatatttaattctggAAGTGCTCGCTACTTCGGTcgatatacaaaaattcaagaaatttttaaggCAATAA